Sequence from the Leptospira bourretii genome:
ACACACGGAGAGGATGAGTCACTTGGATTTCTAAAGTCCAAAATCCCTTAAACCCAACATCCCCAAAACCAGCAGTGATATGGACGAACATTCCAAGTCTTCCAATAGAAGAACGACCTTCTAACATCGGCACTAGGTTATGTGTCTCCGTAAATTCGATGGTCCTACCTAAATACAACTTTCCCGGTTCTAATAATAATCCATCTTCTGGTATTTTTAAATTTTGGACTGGATTTGGTTTTTTCATATCCAAAGGAAATTCTGAATATACCAAAAGATCTTCATGTAATCGTAAATTATATGAATTTGGATTCAATAAGTTAGGATCATAAGGTTCGATTTTTATATCGTTACCTAGTCTTTTTAAAATTTCTTTTCCGGTTAAAATCACGGATCATTCTCCC
This genomic interval carries:
- the dcd gene encoding dCTP deaminase codes for the protein MILTGKEILKRLGNDIKIEPYDPNLLNPNSYNLRLHEDLLVYSEFPLDMKKPNPVQNLKIPEDGLLLEPGKLYLGRTIEFTETHNLVPMLEGRSSIGRLGMFVHITAGFGDVGFKGFWTLEIQVTHPLRVYAGVQICQIFYHTVEGEISEYKSGKYQANQGIQPSLLYKDFEKK